In the genome of Nonomuraea sp. NBC_00507, the window TGAAGGAGTGCAGGGCGGGCAGGTCGTCGGCGTCGACGGCCGCTATCCACACCTGCAGGTTCTCGGCCGTGCCGCTCAGCGTGGTCATCAGCTGAGCGAAGGCAGCGACATGGCTAGCGGTGGCATCCAGGCGGGGACTGCGAGCGCGCAGGTCGGTGAGTCTAGCCTGCTCGTCAGAGGTGAGCCGGTCGGGGCGGCTGGTGATCCACCGGGCGACCTCGCGGATGGTCGGGGCCGAGGACGGGGCGTGGGCTGCGGTGGCTGAGGACCGCAGCGGGTGCAGATAGCGGCGGACGGTCTGTGGGCTGCCCTGGTACCCCTGAGCCTGGATCTCGCGAGTGAGGCGGGCAGCGTCGGTGCAGCCGTCGTTGAACCGCTGGACCAGATAGGGCAGATAGGGAGTGAGCAGGTCGGATCGTCCGGTCGCTTTGGTCAGCAGATCCTCCACCGACGCGGCGCGGGCGAACCTGCGGACGGTGGGCCGGGACAGCCGCAGCGCGCGGGCGATCGCCGAGATCGTCCAGTCCTTGGCGGCGAGTTCCTGCACCGCGGTGTAGCGTTCACGAGTCCGGACGATGAGCCGGCATTCCTCGTCCGATGGCTGATCCGGCATCGGCTCTGGCGGGAGCGCGTGGTCGAGCTGTTGGTCGCCGGATTGTTCGTGGGCGGGTTCAGCGGCATCGGCGTCGGGTTCACGCAGGTCGGCGCGGCATGCGATGACGGTCTTCTCGACCGCGTCGCAGAGGTTCTGCCAGAGATGGAAGCGATCAGCAATGTGAATCGCCTCGGGTGCCCCGGCTCTGGCCCCTGCCGCATAGGGTCCGGCCCGGTCTCTGCAGATCACCTGCACGCCTGGATGGTCGCGTA includes:
- a CDS encoding ISL3 family transposase — protein: MAGDACCLRMFFPHLAELVIEEVTDHGDYVLVTAHTKGGPAACRACDTSSSRVHGRYRRLLHDLPAAGRPVLIALTVRRLTCQNPACPVRTFAEPVPSLTRRYARRTKLLRRLLELMALALAGRAASRLLERLGVRVCRDTLIGLVRALPDPEIGQVTVLGVDDFSKKRGRSYATVLIDMDTHQPIDVLDDRTADALEQWLRDHPGVQVICRDRAGPYAAGARAGAPEAIHIADRFHLWQNLCDAVEKTVIACRADLREPDADAAEPAHEQSGDQQLDHALPPEPMPDQPSDEECRLIVRTRERYTAVQELAAKDWTISAIARALRLSRPTVRRFARAASVEDLLTKATGRSDLLTPYLPYLVQRFNDGCTDAARLTREIQAQGYQGSPQTVRRYLHPLRSSATAAHAPSSAPTIREVARWITSRPDRLTSDEQARLTDLRARSPRLDATASHVAAFAQLMTTLSGTAENLQVWIAAVDADDLPALHSFTHGIRRDLDAVVNGLTLPHSSGAVEGNVTRVKALKRSRYGRANFDLLRKIILCAH